GCGGCGAGCATGGCGATGCTGGTGCGCAACTCGTATTCGCCAGCGAAGGGGATGCCCCGGGCGGTCAGGAGCGACGAGCCAAGAATCATTCCGGCGCCAAGACGTTCATGCAGTTCTCCGCCCAGCCCCCGGTGGTAGTAGGCCGCCGAATCGAGATCGAAGTCGTCGACGAGGCGGTCGAGGCCGACGCTGACCTTCGCCCCCCAAGCAAAATCCTCTTCGTCGACAGAGCTGTCGATCTCGAACAGTTGCCGGGCGAGGCCCATGCGCTCCCTGACCTGCGCATCCGTCACCTCGTCTACTCTCACGCGCAGATCGTCGAACTCGAGCACTTCGACATGCGATCCGAACTGGGCGGAGACGCGAGTCATGTCGGTCGAGACGTCGAGCATCCCCGGGTAGACGTGGCCCATGAGGCCGTGACGGGCGTGACGCAGGGTCGCCCGCACCTTGGCGGCGTTCACCCAGCGATTGATGCGGGTCCAGGCGCGCTCGTCTTTGAGATGACCCGAGACGCTGCGGAACTCGATTCCGGCCCGCAGGAACACGTTCGCCACCTCAGGCACGGGGCACTGGCCGCAGTAGGCGAGCCACTTGCCGGTGTCGAAGTTCGCATGATCCATGGCCTCGGTCGGCTGCAGGTCGATGACCAGGACGGGGGTGCCCCCGCGCTGAGCGATCGGCAGAACCATGGATGCCGTGAGGTAGGTGGTGAGAAAGATGACGATGAGATCGCAATCGGCCTGGCGCAGCTTCTCTGCTGCGACCGCGGCCTCCCGCGCATCCGAAATGAATCCGACGTCGATGACCTCGGCGTCGAGGGCGGTGAATCGTTCGGTGACATAACGGCTCGACTGCTGCAACTGCGGCAGGAGCTCGGGGAACTGGGGCCAGTATGCAGCCAGGCCACCGGCGACGAGGCCGATGCGGGTTGCCCGGCGGATCTTCGGGGGAAGCAACTCGGTGACTGGGGTGCGGGACATCATTGGCTCCGAAAGAGTGTTGTGGTGTTCGTGGGGTCTGGTGGGGTTCTCCCGGGCCCACTCAGCGAAGTGTGGGCGGGCCCGGGAGAGGAGACGGCTACCTAGAAGTCGTAGTCGTCGATGTTTTCTGCGTTGAACCGCGTGGGCGGCCCGACGATGGCGACGCCGTTCGCTCCCACGGTGATCTCTCCCATCTCGCCGGCGTCAAAGGTGTCACCCTCTGCTCCGGTGATGGTTCCGTCGACGAGGGCCTTGCCGGCGAATGCGGCAACGTATCCGAGCTGTGCTGGGTCCCAGAGAGCGAACTCCTGCACGGTGCCGTCCTTGACGAACTCGCGCATTTCGTTCGGCAGGCCGAGGCCCGTCAGAGCGACCTTGCCCTTGTAGTCAGACGTGGAGATGTACTTGGCTGCTGCAGCGATGCCCACGGTGGTCGGAGAGATGATTCCGGCCAGGTCGGGGTAGGAGGAGAGCAGGCCCTGGGTCTCCTGGAATGACTTGTCGGCGTCGTCGTCGCCGTAGACCTTCGCCACGAGGTGGATGTCTGCGTAGTCGGGGTTCGATTCGAGCTCCTCCTCCATGAACTTGATCCACTCGTTCTGGTTGGTAGCCGTCGCCGTTGCCGACAGGATGGCGATGTCACCGGATCCGCCGATCTGCTCTGAGATGATCTCGAGCTGGATCAGTGCGACGTCCTTGGCGACAACCTGGCTGATGAAGATGTCGCGGTAGTCGGGGTTGGTGTCCGAGTCGAATGCGACGATCTTCGCGCCGGCCTCGCGGGCCGTCTGGAGTGCGGGTCCGACCGCGTCGGGGTCGTTCGCCGCGATGACGATGACGTTCGTTCCCTCCTGAGTGGCCTGCTCGATGAACGGG
The genomic region above belongs to Homoserinimonas aerilata and contains:
- the rhaS gene encoding rhamnose ABC transporter substrate-binding protein; translated protein: MKLFSTSGRGRRVGTFAAVATVVALAATGCATTGNGGGGEAGGDGTSTIAFLPKQLNNPYTDVVLGGGEDGAKEIGYDSQVLGPLEASASAQIPFIEQATQEGTNVIVIAANDPDAVGPALQTAREAGAKIVAFDSDTNPDYRDIFISQVVAKDVALIQLEIISEQIGGSGDIAILSATATATNQNEWIKFMEEELESNPDYADIHLVAKVYGDDDADKSFQETQGLLSSYPDLAGIISPTTVGIAAAAKYISTSDYKGKVALTGLGLPNEMREFVKDGTVQEFALWDPAQLGYVAAFAGKALVDGTITGAEGDTFDAGEMGEITVGANGVAIVGPPTRFNAENIDDYDF
- a CDS encoding L-fucose/L-arabinose isomerase family protein, with amino-acid sequence MSRTPVTELLPPKIRRATRIGLVAGGLAAYWPQFPELLPQLQQSSRYVTERFTALDAEVIDVGFISDAREAAVAAEKLRQADCDLIVIFLTTYLTASMVLPIAQRGGTPVLVIDLQPTEAMDHANFDTGKWLAYCGQCPVPEVANVFLRAGIEFRSVSGHLKDERAWTRINRWVNAAKVRATLRHARHGLMGHVYPGMLDVSTDMTRVSAQFGSHVEVLEFDDLRVRVDEVTDAQVRERMGLARQLFEIDSSVDEEDFAWGAKVSVGLDRLVDDFDLDSAAYYHRGLGGELHERLGAGMILGSSLLTARGIPFAGEYELRTSIAMLAAHTIGAGGSFTEIQALNFFDDVVEMGHDGPAHLAVSQRDPLLRGLGIYHGKRGYGVSVEFDVKHGPITTFGVGEDRDGSYTFITSEGVVTPGPLLEIGNTTSRVDFGGDPGVWVDEWSKTGVGHHWALCVGHVAGDLRAAAELLGIEHRHVDMAALPKWH